The following are encoded in a window of Phaseolus vulgaris cultivar G19833 chromosome 3, P. vulgaris v2.0, whole genome shotgun sequence genomic DNA:
- the LOC137806468 gene encoding uncharacterized protein produces MRRVMAIGAVANSTLLVSSKPNRFSFSLTKTSPFLISLLSPRLRRFLSVSSLTADHHNLSDFGNGDGVGISSQGSKALLKGMTYPDLEKWVYSHGYRPGQAMMLWKRMYGNNIWAQHVDELEGLNKDFKKMLSENAEFKALALKEIHTASDGTRKILFTLDDGLVIETVVIPCDRGRTTVCVSSQVGCAMNCQFCYTGRMGLRRHLTAAEIAEQAVFARRLLTDEVGSITNVVFMGMGEPLHNIDNVITAANIMVDEQGLQFSPRKVTVSTSGLVPQLKRFLHESNCSLAVSLNATTDELRNWIMPINRKYKLDLLLQTLREELRFKNNYKVLFEYVMLEGINDSDGDADRLIELVKGIPCKINLISFNPHSGSFFRPTKEERMIEFRNTLARAGLTVLLRPSRGDDQMAACGQLGKPGTIQAPLLRVPDQFQMAIGTSA; encoded by the exons ATGAGGCGAGTGATGGCTATAGGAGCCGTTGCAAATTCCACCCTTCTCGTATCTTCTAAACCCAATCGCTTCTCCTTCTCCCTCACCAAAACGTCGCCGTTTCTCATTTCTCTTCTCTCTCCTCGCCTTCGCCGCTTCCTTTCTGTTTCTTCTCTAACCGCCGACCACCACAACCTCTCTGATTTCG GAAATGGTGATGGCGTTGGAATTTCTAGCCAAGGTTCGAAGGCGCTGCTCAAAGGGATGACTTACCCTGATCTTGAA AAATGGGTTTACTCACATGGATACAGGCCTGGGCAGGCTATGATGTTATGGAAGCGAATGTATGGAAACAACATTTGGGCCCAACATGTTGATGAGCTGGAAG GATTGAATAAAGATTTCAAGAAAATGTTGAGTGAAAATGCGGAGTTCAAGGCACTTGCTCTGAAAGAAATCCACACAGCATCTGATGGAACAAGAAAG ATTTTATTCACATTGGATGATGGGCTGGTCATAGAAACAGTTGTCATTCCTTGTGACAGAGGTAGAACTACTGTATGCGTTTCAAGTCAAGTTGGATGTGCCATGAATTGTCAATTTTGCTATACTGGAAG AATGGGTCTTAGGAGACATCTTACTGCTGCAGAAATAGCAGAGCAGGCCGTTTTTGCCAGACGCTTGCTCACAGATGAAGTTGGCTCCATCACAAATGTTGTCTTTATG GGCATGGGGGAACCACTTCATAACATCGATAATGTCATTACAGCTGCAAATATAATGGTGGATGAACAAGGGCTTCAGTTCAGCCCTCGCAAGGTCACTGTTTCAACTAGTGGGCTTGTTCCACAGCTCAAACGTTTCCTCCATGAATCCAACTGTTCATTAGCTGTTAGTTTGAATGCAACTACTGATGAG TTAAGAAACTGGATCATGCCTATAAATCGAAAGTATAAGCTGGACTTGCTTCTTCAGACACTTCGGGAGGAGCTTCGCTTCAAAAACAACTACAAAGTCCTATTTGAGTATGTGATGCTTGAAGGAATTAACGACAG TGATGGAGATGCAGATAGGCTTATCGAGCTTGTGAAGGGCATTCCTTGCAAGATTAATCTAATCTCATTCAATCCTCACAGTGGATCATTCTTCAGACCAACCAAAGAGGAAAGGATGATTGAATTCCGTAATACATTGGCTAGAGCAGGATTGACAGTCTTGTTAAGACCTAGTAGAGGTGATGATCAAATGGCTGCCTGCGGTCAATTGGGTAAGCCTGGCACCATTCAAGCTCCATTGCTTCGTGTACCAGACCAATTTCAAATGGCAATTGGAACCTCAGCTTGA
- the LOC137806469 gene encoding ubiquitin-like-specific protease 1D isoform X1: MEEQRQQPQVLLSIDWNRQLQHDSPPREVVIVSSSAMASDQDDLNAIPDHKLKESIQSKKRTLEATGKNLPDNGAKLRATIDRYQQELSRRESTRLRQEVDEDNKPLSEQTTSSSAVVTKGVSNDLREGTLSSHAQPLSTFTSYFVKKMEDSTSCTTGSAFKKENQKIHENAASGAFEKESHFKHCDNQKIPDNGAPRRRKRHRSSSRQLPFRCPSKLSKHDTFSDGKTCRATSTFSLRNIGRNLSRCYPKEKVASQAIQLDGSRSRKGQPIVLDIDDDDDEAHIVEKTENQYAEYLKEAKIYFPSRDDPECVEICYKDTDCLAPEGYLTSTIMNFYIQYLQRQVLLTTDYHFFNTYFYKKLKEAVSYKQSDRDVIFAKFRRWWKGVNIFQKAYVLIPIHEDLHWSLVIICIPDKEDESGPILLHLDSLGLHSSKSVFDNIKSYLIEEKNYMDREDVSSDVSIADRIWKCLPRRIECHIITVPQQKNEYDCGLFVLYFIERFMEEAPERLKKEDLAMFGKRWFKPEQASNLRMKIRKLLVEKLQNSMRDNCELESSPSSSACPATHSVESAKDSMA; encoded by the exons ATGGAGGAGCAGCGACAACAACCACAGGTTCTTCTCTCCATTGACTGGAACCGACAACTTCAACATGACTCGCCGCCGCGGGAGGTGGTCATAGTGTCTTCCTCCGCCATGGCTTCTGATCAGGACGACCTCAATGCTATTCCCGATCACAAGCTCAAGGAGTCGATTCAGAGCAAGAAGAGAACACTCGAAGCTACCGGCAAGAATTTACCCGACAATGGCGCCAAGCTTCGCGCTACCATCGACCGCTACCAACAGGAACTTAGTCGCCGGGAATCCACGCGGCTTCGTCAG GAAGTTGATGAGGACAATAAGCCGCTGTCCGAACAAACTACGAGCTCAAGTGCTGTTGTTACCAAGG GTGTGTCTAATGATTTGAGAGAAGGGACTCTGTCATCTCATGCTCAGCCACTATCCACTTTTACATCTTACTTTGTTAAAAAAATGGAAGATAGT ACTAGTTGTACAACTGGCAGTGCATTTAAAAAAGAGAACCAGAAAATACATGAAAATGCTGCTTCTGGTGCATTTGAAAAAGAGTCACATTTCAAACATTGTGACAACCAGAAAATACCAGACAATGGAGCCCCTAGAAGAAGAAAGCGACATCGTTCATCATCAAGACAATTGCCGTTTCGGTGTCCTAGTAAACTTTCTAAACATGATACTTTCAGTGATGGTAAAACTTGTAGAGCAACATCCACTTTTTCTCTGCGGAATATTGGGAGAAATCTGTCAAGATGCTACCCAAAAGA GAAGGTTGCTTCTCAGGCAATTCAATTAGATGGCTCAAGGTCCAGAAAG GGTCAGCCCATTGTTCTTGATATTGACGACGACGATGATGAGGCTCATATTGTGGAGAAAACCGAAAACCAATATGCTGAATA CCTGAAAGAAGCTAAGATCTATTTTCCATCAAG AGATGATCCAGAGTGTGTAGAAATTTGTTACAAAGACACAGATTGCCTTGCCCCTGAAGGCTATTTAACATCAACAATAATGAACTTTTACATTCA ATATTTGCAGCGGCAAGTATTGTTGACAACCGACTACCATTTTTTCAATACATATTTCTACAAGAAGCTTAAAGAAGCTGTTTCGTACAAG CAAAGTGATAGAGATGTGATCTTTGCAAAGTTCAGAAGATGGTGGAAGGGTGTAAATATTTTTCAGAAGGCGTATGTTTTGATTCCAATACACGAGGA CCTTCACTGGAGCTTGGTCATTATTTGTATCCCAGATAAAGAAGATGAATCGGGGCCAATCTTACTTCATTTGGATTCTTTGGGTCTTCACTCTAGTAAATCAGTTTTTGATAATATTAAAAG CTATTTGATTGAAGAAAAGAACTATATGGATCGGGAGGATGTGTCTTCAGATGTTTCAATTGCGGACAGAATATGGAAGTGCCTTCCTCGTAGAATTGAATGTCATATCATTACG GTTCCCCAACAGAAGAATGAGTATGACTGTGGTCTTTTTGTATTGTACTTCATTGAGCGTTTCATGGAAGAAGCACCTGAGAGACTGAAAAAGGAAGATTTGGCAATG TTTGGAAAGCGATGGTTCAAACCAGAACAGGCATCCAATTTGAGAATGAAAATCCGTAAATTGCTTGTAGAAAAATTACAGAATTCAATGAGGGATAATTGTGAGTTAGAatcttctccttcatcttctgCCTGCCCTGCAACTCATTCTGTTGAGTCCGCCAAGGATTCTATGGCGTAA
- the LOC137806469 gene encoding ubiquitin-like-specific protease 1D isoform X2: MEEQRQQPQVLLSIDWNRQLQHDSPPREVVIVSSSAMASDQDDLNAIPDHKLKESIQSKKRTLEATGKNLPDNGAKLRATIDRYQQELSRRESTRLRQEVDEDNKPLSEQTTSSSAVVTKGVSNDLREGTLSSHAQPLSTFTSYFVKKMEDSQTSCTTGSAFKKENQKIHENAASGAFEKESHFKHCDNQKIPDNGAPRRRKRHRSSSRQLPFRCPSKLSKHDTFSDGKTCRATSTFSLRNIGRNLSRCYPKEKVASQAIQLDGSRSRKGQPIVLDIDDDDDEAHIVEKTENQYAEYLKEAKIYFPSRDDPECVEICYKDTDCLAPEGYLTSTIMNFYIQYLQRQVLLTTDYHFFNTYFYKKLKEAVSYKQSDRDVIFAKFRRWWKGVNIFQKAYVLIPIHEDLHWSLVIICIPDKEDESGPILLHLDSLGLHSSKSVFDNIKSYLIEEKNYMDREDVSSDVSIADRIWKCLPRRIECHIITVPQQKNEYDCGLFVLYFIERFMEEAPERLKKEDLAMFGKRWFKPEQASNLRMKIRKLLVEKLQNSMRDNCELESSPSSSACPATHSVESAKDSMA, from the exons ATGGAGGAGCAGCGACAACAACCACAGGTTCTTCTCTCCATTGACTGGAACCGACAACTTCAACATGACTCGCCGCCGCGGGAGGTGGTCATAGTGTCTTCCTCCGCCATGGCTTCTGATCAGGACGACCTCAATGCTATTCCCGATCACAAGCTCAAGGAGTCGATTCAGAGCAAGAAGAGAACACTCGAAGCTACCGGCAAGAATTTACCCGACAATGGCGCCAAGCTTCGCGCTACCATCGACCGCTACCAACAGGAACTTAGTCGCCGGGAATCCACGCGGCTTCGTCAG GAAGTTGATGAGGACAATAAGCCGCTGTCCGAACAAACTACGAGCTCAAGTGCTGTTGTTACCAAGG GTGTGTCTAATGATTTGAGAGAAGGGACTCTGTCATCTCATGCTCAGCCACTATCCACTTTTACATCTTACTTTGTTAAAAAAATGGAAGATAGT CAGACTAGTTGTACAACTGGCAGTGCATTTAAAAAAGAGAACCAGAAAATACATGAAAATGCTGCTTCTGGTGCATTTGAAAAAGAGTCACATTTCAAACATTGTGACAACCAGAAAATACCAGACAATGGAGCCCCTAGAAGAAGAAAGCGACATCGTTCATCATCAAGACAATTGCCGTTTCGGTGTCCTAGTAAACTTTCTAAACATGATACTTTCAGTGATGGTAAAACTTGTAGAGCAACATCCACTTTTTCTCTGCGGAATATTGGGAGAAATCTGTCAAGATGCTACCCAAAAGA GAAGGTTGCTTCTCAGGCAATTCAATTAGATGGCTCAAGGTCCAGAAAG GGTCAGCCCATTGTTCTTGATATTGACGACGACGATGATGAGGCTCATATTGTGGAGAAAACCGAAAACCAATATGCTGAATA CCTGAAAGAAGCTAAGATCTATTTTCCATCAAG AGATGATCCAGAGTGTGTAGAAATTTGTTACAAAGACACAGATTGCCTTGCCCCTGAAGGCTATTTAACATCAACAATAATGAACTTTTACATTCA ATATTTGCAGCGGCAAGTATTGTTGACAACCGACTACCATTTTTTCAATACATATTTCTACAAGAAGCTTAAAGAAGCTGTTTCGTACAAG CAAAGTGATAGAGATGTGATCTTTGCAAAGTTCAGAAGATGGTGGAAGGGTGTAAATATTTTTCAGAAGGCGTATGTTTTGATTCCAATACACGAGGA CCTTCACTGGAGCTTGGTCATTATTTGTATCCCAGATAAAGAAGATGAATCGGGGCCAATCTTACTTCATTTGGATTCTTTGGGTCTTCACTCTAGTAAATCAGTTTTTGATAATATTAAAAG CTATTTGATTGAAGAAAAGAACTATATGGATCGGGAGGATGTGTCTTCAGATGTTTCAATTGCGGACAGAATATGGAAGTGCCTTCCTCGTAGAATTGAATGTCATATCATTACG GTTCCCCAACAGAAGAATGAGTATGACTGTGGTCTTTTTGTATTGTACTTCATTGAGCGTTTCATGGAAGAAGCACCTGAGAGACTGAAAAAGGAAGATTTGGCAATG TTTGGAAAGCGATGGTTCAAACCAGAACAGGCATCCAATTTGAGAATGAAAATCCGTAAATTGCTTGTAGAAAAATTACAGAATTCAATGAGGGATAATTGTGAGTTAGAatcttctccttcatcttctgCCTGCCCTGCAACTCATTCTGTTGAGTCCGCCAAGGATTCTATGGCGTAA
- the LOC137839017 gene encoding protein MAIN-LIKE 1-like, translated as MEDGTYPRGLVDKSLFGRIEDHVVNDVDRGDLKLVSHGRKINKMGVPHGHIQAVVELLSLFGLVDVSYDTTNKRLLSTFVDKWHADTNTFHLSIEELTITLDDLSNLLHLPIIRKFYTYPNLYVVVAMDLLVQSLCVDCGATIAETRHCQGGNMRLNWLREVYEDVCNNKQWTVAATAYLLHLVSCIIFVDKNVTLVRLSYMRFFVDLRHTEGYSWVTTALIHMYKHLGYTSYANMGS; from the exons ATGGAGGATGGAACGTATCCTAGAGGGCTAGTGGATAAATCATTGTTTGGACGTATTGAGGACCATGTGGTGAATGATGTG GATCGTGGTGATTTGAAATTGGTTTCTCAtgggagaaaaataaataagatggGTGTTCCTCATGGACACATACAAGCTGTAGTGGAATTGTTGAGCTTATTTGGTCTTGTTGATGTAAGTTATGACACAACAAACAAAAGATTGTTATCTACCTTTGTAGATAAGTGGCATGCAGATACAAATACCTTTCATTTGTCTATAGAGGAGTTAACCATCACATTGGATGATCTGTCAAATTTGTTGCATCTCCCAATTATCAGGAAATTCTACACCTACCCAAACTTATATGTAGTTGTGGCGATGGATTTGTTGGTACAGTCACTCTGTGTTGATTGTGGAGCAACAATTGCAGAGACAAGGCATTGTCAAGGTGGTAACATGCGTCTAAATTGGTTGAGGGAGGTCTACGAGGATGTGTGCAACAATAAACAGTGGACAGTGGCTGCTACAGCATATTTGCTCCACCTTGTCAGTTGCATCATCTTTGTGGATAAGAATGTTACATTAGTTAGATTGTCTTACATGAGATTCTTTGTAGATTTGAGACACACTGAGGGATACTCGTGGGTGACAACTGCTTTGATCCACATGTACAAGCATTTGGGATATACTAGCTATGCAAATATGGGGAGCTAG